The genomic stretch CAGCTCGCCGGAGCCGTGGCCGGGAGCCTGCTCAACATGCCCATCACCGCCCATATCCTGGGCGGCTGCCCCATCGGCCCGGACGCCGACCAGGGCGTGGTCGGCCCCGACGGCCAGGTGCATGGCTACCCCGGGCTTTATGTGGCCGATGGCTCGGTGGTGCCGGCCAATTTGGGGGTCAACCCCAGCCTGACCATCACCGCCCTGGCGGAATACCTCATGAGCCGCATTCCACCCAAGAAGGGATGAGGCGCCCTCCTCTGCAGGTCGCCTCCTGGGACCCCGTTTCCTGTTATTGATGCTCGCCGCCCTGGGGGCAGAGGCCTTAGTCTGCCAGTTCAGCGCCAGCACCGCCAACATCAAAGAGAACGCCCTCACCCCCAGCAGCGGGGCGCTCACCTTCCAACTGAGCAACAGCAATCCCTGACCCGCGGGCCGTTACAAAATGGACATTTACCTCAAGGAGGAGTTGGATCGCACCCTGGAGTTCCAGGTTCAGGCGCCGTGAGGCTCCCCTGAGGCCGGCGCCGACTCGACGCAAGAGGCGTACACCCCCCGATATTCCGGCGGCAACAGGCGCGCCAGGGCGCACATGATGCGCTCGGTGCCCCAGGTCAACGCCTGCCGCCAGGAGAGATGCGCCGGGGGCTGCAGGCGAAACGGCGCGCCCACGGTCAAAGTGACCCGGGGGCGGCGCAGGCGCTTCAACGCGCCGTAGACCTGGGCGTTGCGAGTGCCGGTCAGGGCGATGGGCACCACCGGCACATCGGCTTTGAGCGCCAGGTAAGCCACGCCCTCGGTGCCCGGCTCCAGCGCGCCGGTCACGCTCTGGCGGCCTTCCGGCGCGATGGCCAGCAAGCGCCCCTCAGCCAGGGCCTGCAACCCAGCCCGCAAGGCGCGGCGGTCGGGCCGCCCGCGATGCACCCAGATCACGCCGTACGCCTCCATCAATTGCCCCCAGGGGAAAAGGTCCACCAACTCCGCCTTGGCAAAGACCTCCGGCAGCACCGGGAAGAAAGCCAGCCCGACCACGGCGTCGGCATCGCCCAGATGGTTGGCGACCAGCAGGGCTGGCCCCTGCCGGGGATAGTGCTCCAATCCGTGCACCGTGACCTCAAACGCCAGCCCTACCACCAGGCGGGCCGCCCAGCGCAAGATCCGGCGCACGGCCCGCCGACGGCCATGCCGTTCGGGCAGCCGCGTCAGATGAGGACGCCAGACCTCACTCACCGGCTTCGGCGGCAGGTTCACCA from Anaerolineae bacterium encodes the following:
- a CDS encoding 1-acyl-sn-glycerol-3-phosphate acyltransferase, which encodes MVNLPPKPVSEVWRPHLTRLPERHGRRRAVRRILRWAARLVVGLAFEVTVHGLEHYPRQGPALLVANHLGDADAVVGLAFFPVLPEVFAKAELVDLFPWGQLMEAYGVIWVHRGRPDRRALRAGLQALAEGRLLAIAPEGRQSVTGALEPGTEGVAYLALKADVPVVPIALTGTRNAQVYGALKRLRRPRVTLTVGAPFRLQPPAHLSWRQALTWGTERIMCALARLLPPEYRGVYASCVESAPASGEPHGA